The following nucleotide sequence is from Saimiri boliviensis isolate mSaiBol1 chromosome 6, mSaiBol1.pri, whole genome shotgun sequence.
cattgcactctagctttggcaacagagcaaggctccctctaaaaaaaaaaaaaagaccgggcgcggtggctcaagcctgtaatcccagcactttgggaggccgaggagggtggatcacgaggtcgagagatcaagaccatcctggtcaacatggtgaaaccccgtctctactaaaaatacaaaaaattagctgggcatggtggcacgtgcctgtaatcccagctactcaggaggctgaggcaggagaattgcctgatcccaggaggctgaggttgcagtgagccaagatcgcgccattgcactccagcctgggtaacgagagtgaaactccgtctcaaaaaaaaagctagactcggtggctcatgcctgtaatcccagcactttgggaggctgaggcaggtggatcacaagatcaggagatcgagaccagcctcgccaatatggtgaaacttggtccctactaaaatacaaaaagccaggcgtggtggtgtacgcctataatcccacctacttgggaggctgaggcaggggagttgcttgaacctgggaggcaaagtttgcagtgagctgagatcgatcaagacactgactccagcctggcaacagagcaagactctttctcaaaaaagaaggaaaaagaagaagaagaagaaggggtctggccatgttgcccTGGACTTAAAtttttctgggctcaagagatcctcccatttcagcctccggagtagctgctACTATAGATTTGCATTTTCATATCGGGTGGtttacacatctttttttttttttttttgagacggagtttcgctcttgttacccaggctggagtgcaatggcgcgaccttggctcaccgcaacctccgcctcctgggttcaggcaattctcctgcctcagcctcctgagtagctgggattacaggcacgtaccaccatgcccagctaatttttttatatttttagtagagacggggtttcaccatgttgaccaggatggtctcgatctctcgacctcgtgatccacccgcctcggccaccgcgcccggccggtttacGCATCTTTAAATGGTTACAAAGGTCATATAAGTACCCAACATAATGGTATCCTCGATTTTATCCTCTTAAACTGCAAAGACTACattatttactatctggtcctttaaaaaaattgtggggACTCTTTCTACTCCTACCCAGACCTCGGTCAGGAAACAAAGCGCCAAGCCCGCTACCTAAACAAGCGCTCAGCCCAGAGAACCAAGACTCCGCTGAGGCCCTGGCACTGCCTCCCAGCTTGCCGTCCAGCCTGTCCTGGTGGCAGCGGGGTCCCGGTCTTCCCCGGGGAGCCGGGCTGAGCGCCCCAAGTGGGGCTGGCTGTGCCCGAGATGCCCCCAGGCCCCTTTCAGAGCGCCCCTGAGGCTCGGGCAGTGGCTCGGCGCGGGCAGCCCCAGCGATCGCGCAGGCAGAAATGCCACACCAGGGCGGCACAGCTCAGCAGGGCCAGGGCCATGCCCACCCCAATGGCCGCGTGGACGAGGGTGTGGGGGTTGGGCGGCACCACGAGGCGGCTGCAAGGTCCAAAGGCGGGGATGTCGGCCCCCTTGCGGCCCTCCCCTCCAGCCTCGGGCACGCGGCTTGCCCCGGCCTCATTAGCGGCTACCACACAAACGACATAAACGCCCCCAGGCTTCAGCCCCTTCAGTTCGGCTCTGCGGACCGTAGCGTTCAGCGGGGGTCCCTTCTGAGCAGCCTCGCTGCCGTCCCGGAGCAGCAGCCAGTAGAGGAGGACCGGGGAGTTGGGGGCACACCAGTGGACCACTGCGCGGCCCTCCTCGGCCACAATGCGCACTTCTCCCATGCGCGGCGGGTCCGGcggctgggcagggctggagagTCCTGGGCACAGGCAGGCCGCCGGCCCCGCCCTCTGTAGCTCCTTGCAGGGCACCTGCAGGTGTCGGCAGTGGTCGTAGTCGCAGGGGACGGCTGACAAAGGCGGCCACGCCGTCTCagtctcatcttcctcctcctcttcaaaGTCTTGAGGGGCCAAGGGCTGACCTCTGGGAACCAGGAAGGTCACGGCCAGGAGCCACAGAAGGCAGAGAGAGCCCAGCATGGAGACTGGAAGGGAAGCGGTGGATAAAGCCTGTTCAGACCGAAAGCGTGCCATGCCCCCTGCCTGGACACAATCTCTGGGGACAGGAAAACGCAACTGGGGAGCAGAAGAGGAGAGATTGGAATGTGGCAGACACGCTCATTTGTCAGCCAACTTGAGGCCAGGCTATGTCTTGGTTTCAGACAAAAACTAAAACATGGTCTAACACGAGGCAGATGCACGATCAATATGTGTTAAGTATTAGAAACAGTTAATTAATAAAGTActgggggagagaagggaaggaaatgaTTTGCTTAGTCCAGGGAAGAACCGTAGGATATTTACTAGCTGCCACCCAGAGAAAAGATGGAAGCAAAACAAGTCAGGCCCGGGCCCCtaggctaatgcctgtaatcccaacactttgggcggtcaaggcaagaggactgcttgaggccaggatgcCAAACTAGCTGGGGCAACACAGTGaatccccatctgtacaaaaataaaaatattaggtaggcatggtacgcatgcctgtagtcctagctactcaggaggatcagttgagccccggagttcaaagctgcagtgagccatgatcaccccacagcactcctgcttgggtgacagtgagacctcaacaaaaacaaatatcgGTCAGTGACACAAGCAAAAACCCAGAAAGGAGACAGAAGTGAGAAAACAGAAGGGAGAAATATTGAAAGCACagctgtttgaaaaaaaaaaaaaaaaaaaatagggactCTGGAATCCTCCCTTCCCACCTGCTATCTGTGCAAATTCTGTCCAAGCTGCCCTGGCCCCTGCTTGCCCGCCTCCTCCTCTCTGGCCCATAGCAGCTCCTCACCAGTGGGTAGGCCTCGATGCAGCGGGAATCTACCACCCGGTGTCTGTGGTGTTGGGCTGAGGGATCCCCAGGATCTCAGGCTGTGCTGTCAGGTTGTATCTTCAACTTCAATGCCGTTTGGCTGGAAGCTTTTATAACCTTTGACTGTGATGTCACGACCTagcttccctcctccttccctagcTCCTGGTGATTGCCAAAAAAGAGGGCTGCTCCCTTCAGAGGGACTGAGTCACGGGGCCAGGGATGGGGAAAGCCACATGCAACGGTTTCAGCTGGAGACCAGGATGCCTGGGTTCTGGAAGGCGAGTGGAATGTGGAAAGCAGCCAGGCGCTTAGAAGCAAAGGCTGAAGTCATGtgaagggatggggaggggaacaTAGGAGGCGGCCACCTGGCTGGTACCAGAGGAAAACAGCTGGGAACAGCATGGGGCTGAGCTGCAAAATGCTGTTTTGGTAAAAATCATACCAGATGCATGGCAgtcatttcctgtcttctgcctcccaatggacagagaaagggaggaagggaggggtgtGGAGGGGGCCAGAATGATGTCTCCAGCTATCCAGACCTGCCCTACACCACCCCCTCCCCTGGGAGAGATGAAAGTCACATGCAGGGAGTGGGAAGACTGCTAGGGGCCAGGACAGCTTCTCCCTCCTTGGACTTCCTATGCTCATGAATGGAAACATCTGTGCTTAAAATAGCCCAGGTCTGGAGTCCTTCCCCATGAGGAGCCCTTGACAAGACCTCTTGCAATGGCAGACAGAGATGCCTGGGGGACACAGCGTTTTCAAATGGCCCCAAATCCATTTCAGAGTCAAGGAAGAAGCTCACACAAAATAGTTTATTGAAGGAAAAATGAGGGGAGAGAGGTCATGTGGGAAAGTGCTGGAATGTGAGAAGTCTGCCCTTTTCTTTAGGAACTAGAGCAGGTGGGGCGCTGGCGGAGAGCACCCCCAGAGGGTTCAGAGCTGCCCAGAGtctctggggcaggggcaggagcaggaACAGGAGCAGGCAGGTTGGCCTCAGTCAGCAGAGCTGCATCTTCCCAGGAGCCTGAACCTGGGccaagaaagggaaaaacaaaatcccaaatGGGGTATTAGATTAACTGGGGGTCCCGCCCAGATCCCGCTGCAGGATGCCCCTCACCATCACTGGCCTCAGGTTCTAGCTCCTCTTCTCCATTCAGGGGCTGCTGATCTGGTTTCTCCTCCTCAGACGGCTGACCCTCTGCAGGCAAAAGGGGAATGCAGGGGTCAGACCCAGACACTGAAGGAAAGAGCCAAggagtgaggaaggaagagagagtggCATTGTGCCATACCTGTCCCTGAGGGATCTTCAGGACTCTCACCATCCTCTGTAACATCTGATTGCGGAGTTGACTCCTCCTGGCCTTCAGGCCCTGTGCCTCCAAAGTGGGAGAGGACAGGTTAGGATAGGGTGGCTGTGCCCTCATGGCAGTGCCAACCTCACCTCCCTTGCCTTTGATCCTTGTCTCAGTCTGATACCCTAAGCTTCATACTGGATGAAGCAGGGACTCCCTCTGACCCAGCCCAGCTCAACGCAGCCCACCTCAACAGCTCCCCAGCCAACACCTTTACCTGGCTGATGAGCAGAGATCTTTTGTTGGACTTCCTTCCGGGAACCATCTCTTCTTCGGATGTTAACCTATGGAGGAAAAActactgagcagctgggactaactTCCCTCACCAACAATCAAGGGTCCTTATGACCTAACCCGCACACACCCCTGACCACCCACAAAGATCATCAAGGGGAGATGCCCTTTTCAACCTGTAAAGAGAAGCGGTGTCGGGGCCAGATGCCCCCCCACACCCACTGCATGTAGCTGAAGAGCACGATGACGCTGAGGAAGGTGAAGTTGCTGGCGACACCTATGAAGGCGCAGGTCATCGGGAAGTTGTACAGCAAGTATCTGAGGTAGGAAGTAGGGACAGGAGGGGAGTAGTAATTACCAGAGAAGACCAGCCTTCTCATTGCCCAGAAATAATTTCTAGGGCAATTCAAGTGAGTTTGGCTACAGCCGGCTCTGccgcccctgcctcccacccacaCAGTTCCCAGAACGTGTTGTATCAGGTTCTGACAAAGGCCGAGGACTTTGGGAAGTCTCCTGTGGCGCGGCCATAGGCCACAGCCTCAACGTTGGCTGTCTCTCAAGAGTTACCCCAACTCTTGCTGAGCCAGCAGTTCAAGACAGTAGCTCTCAACTCTGTCAGCCCATCAACACTCCTCgggatgctttaaaaaattctgctcacgggccgggcacggtggctcaagcctgtaatcccagcactttgggaggccgaggcgggtggatcacgaggtcaagagatcgagaccatcctggtcaacacggtgaaactccgtctctactaaaaatacaaaacattagctgggcatggtggcgcgtgcctgtaatcccagtgactcaggaggctgaggcaggagaattgcctgaacccaggaggcggaggttgtggtgagccgagattgcgccattgcactccagcctgggtaacaagagcgaaactccgtctcaaaaaaataaataaataaataaataaataaaaaattctgctCCCTTAGGTGGAGCTCTCAGCCCTGAATGTCTGGGTGGATGGCAGGGTGGAGGGAAGATGGACAGGGCTGAGGAAGGGTGGAGAGGGCGGGggcaaaaaacaaattaaaaattccaaTGCCTAGACATGACCCTGACAAATTCTGGTTCAGTTAGTCTAGGAGGTGCCCAAcggtgtttttttaaatttttatttatttttttttgagatggagtttttctcttgtcactcaggctggagtgcagtggcgcgatctcggctcacggcaacctccgcctcctgggttcaagcaattctcctgcctcagcctcctgagtagctgggattacagacatgcgccaccatacccagctaatttttttggtatttttagtagagacggggtttcaccatgttgatcaggatggtctcgatctcttgacatcgtgatccacccgcctcagcctcccaaagtgctgggattacaggcttgagccaccgcgcccggccagggtgTTTTTAAATAGTTCCCTAGGGAGCTGATAGGCTAATGGACAGCCAGCATTGAGAACCTCTGGCCTTTGTGAAACCAGACTCTGTAAACCGATTACCTCTGCTTGGAACCCTATTGGTGGAAGGTCAGCCCCCATGAGAGAGCTGCCCAAGGTCCACTCCAGTGGCCTCTCACCTGAGCCCAGTGAAGTGTGCGTGGATGCGGAGGTAAGCTCCATACAGCTGGATCCGCTTGCTGTGGATCTCAATGATCGCTCCGGTGGTCGGCACATACTGCAAGGTGGTGGGATGAGGGCGGCGTTAGGCCAGGGCCCTGCCGCTGGCACTCTTACCCACTCCATCTGAGGCCCGCTTCCAGCTTCTCAGGTGTGGTGCCTCCTGACTGAGCCTGGGGGCTCCTCAGGTAGAATCCTGGGCTAGTGGGGAGGGGCTGTCTCCTAGTCATCGTTCACCTCACTCACCGAGTTCTCTCTATAGTCCGCATAGAGCTCCAcctccagcatctgcttctgctcTGCAAAGCCAAACAGCAGGAGGCTAGAGAAGACCAGCGTGTCCAGCATCTGGAGCAGGTCTGAGCGGTAATGCAGCATCACCTGCCAGAGGTGGGAAAAGGAGAGGCTGGGGACAGGTGCGCGAGGTCCCCATGACCCTACCTACCCCTCAACCACCCCAGAGCAGTCTCCAAAGGCTGCTTCTTGGTCAGGTCCCCGACTCCCTCACCTTCACTTCCTACCCCTCAGTCTTCACCCAACCATTCCAATTTTCTTGAGTATCTTTCTCCCTACCCAACCACACTCTATTCTAATGCAAAGGCTCCTCCTTCCAAGAAACCTTCCTAGATTAAGCCCAGCACTGTCTCTGATCTTCCTTTCCCACCAAGTAGTTTTGTAATCCAGTAAGGGATCTAAGTCCCAGTGTACCATCTGAAGCTTCCCCCACAATGTAGACACCAGGAATTTGCTTCATGATGAGGTTCTATTGCGAATTCATGTAAGAATGGAGTCTTAACATttatgaggccaggcatggtggctcacatctgtcattacagcatttggggaggccgacatggttggatcatttgaggtcagaagttcaagaccatgctgccgaacatggtgaaactgaacctctactaaaaatacaaaaattagctgggtatggtagtgggtgcctatagttccagctactcaggaggctgaggcaggagaatctcttttttttttttttttttttttttttttttttgagacggagttttgctcttgttacccaggctggagtgcaatggcgcgatctcggctcaccgcaacctccgcctcctgggttcaagcaattctcctgcctcagcctcctgagtagctgggattacaggcacgcaccaccatgcccagctaatttttagtatttttagtagagacggggtttcaccatgttgaccaggatggtctcgatctctcgacctcgtgatccacccgcctcggcctcccaaagtgctgggattacaggcttgagccaccgcgcccggccttttttttttttttttttttgagacagagtttcgctcgttacccaggctggggtgcaatggcgcaatctcggctcaccgcaacctccgcctcctggattcaggcaatggattcaggcaattctcctgcctcagcctcctgaggagaatctcttaaacccaggaggtggaggttgcagtgagttgaaatggcgccactgcactccagcctgggcgacagagcgagatctctgtctcaaaaacaaaaaaacgttaaggccaggcacagtggctcacgcctgtaatcccagcactttgggaggccgaggtgggtggatcatgaggtcaagagattgagaccatcctggtcaacatggtgaaaccccgtctctactaaaaatacaaaaaattagctgggcatggtggtgcgtgcctgtaatcccagctactcaggaggctgaggcaggagaattgcctgaacccaggaggcggaggttgcggtgagctgagatcgcgccattgcactccagcctgaataacaagagtgaaactctgtctcaaaaaaaaaaaaaaattaggctgggcgcggtggctcaagcctgtaatcccagcactttgggaggccgaggcgtgtggatcacgaggtcaagagatcgagaccatcctggtcaacatggtgaaaccccgtctctactaaaaatacaaaaaattagctgggcatggtggcacgtgcctgtaatcccagctactcaggaggctgaggcaggagaattgcctgaacccaggaggcggaggatgcggtgagccgagatcgcgccattgcactccagcctgggcaacaagagcgaaactccgtctcaaaaaaaaaaaaaaaaaaaaattaaacacccaCTATGTGCTGATAGGAATTTTACATGTCCCCACTGAATCCAAACTAGTCTTTGCTATGAGGCAGTTactattatacccattttatttatttatttattttttatttttatttttttttgagacggagtttcgctcctgttacccaggctggagtgcaatggcgccatctcggctcaccgcaaactccgccccctgggttcagggaattctcctgcctcagcctcctgagtagctgggattacaggcacgtgccaccatgcccagctaatgttttgtatttttagtagagacgggatttcactatgttgaccaggatggtttcgatctcttgacctcgtgatccacccgcctcggcctcccaaagtgctgggattacaggcttgagccaccgcgcccggccccattttatttttttattattttattttattttattttttttaaagacggggtttcaccgtgttggtcagggtggtcttgaactcccaacctcaggtgatccgcctgccttggcctccaaagttcttggattacaggcatgagccaccacgcccagcctttatACCCATTTTATAATACCTTATGCCCAAGAAGTTAAGTCAGGTGACCCACAGCTAGCTTGTTTCTGTCTGGCTCTAAAGACTGTTTTTGAGAGCAGCTCTACTCTTCACACTTTACCCCAAAGCTGGCGTGCTCATGAGATGGCTGGGTTGTTTGGCAAATGTTTCTGATTTGGTAAGCTGagtcctcctcttttttttttttttttttgagatggagtctccttctgtcgcctaggctggagtgcagtagcacgatcttggctcactgaaaccaccaactccctggttcaagtgattctcctacctcagcctcctgagtagctgggatcacaggcatgtgccaccatgcccagctaatttttgtagttttagtagtgacagggttttgccatgttggccaggatggtctcaatctcctgacctcatgatctgcctgccttggcctcccaaagtgctgggattacaggcgtgtgccaccatgcctggcctgattcctttctttttctttttctttttttttttttgagacagagtttcgctcttgttacccaggctggagtgcaatggcgcgatcttggctcaccgcaacctccgcctcctgggctcaggcaattctcctgcctcagcctcctgagtagctgggattacaggcacacgccaccatgcccagctaattttttgtatttttagtagagactgggtttcaccatgttgaccaggatggtctcgatctcttgacctcgtgatccacccgcctcggcctcccaaagtgctgggattacaggcttgagccaccgagcccggccggtctcgatctcttgacctcgtgatccacccgcctcggcctcccaaagtgctgggactataggcttgagccaccgcgcccggccctggttCCTTTCTTTATCCTGATGTGTCTGTGACCTTAGAGCCAAGGGTGTTTTCTCCTGAATCCCTACccagacagttttttttttttttttttttttttctttgagacagtcttgctctgttgcccagggtggagaacagtggctcgatcttggctcattgcagactcaacctcccaggctcaagcaattctcccacctcagcctctagagtagctgggactacaggcctgtgccaccatgcccagctaattaaaataatttcc
It contains:
- the BSCL2 gene encoding seipin isoform X2 translates to MSTEKVDQREEAGEKEACGDQIKGPDKEEEPPAVSSHGQGCRPGGRAVRNARPDPGARHPALPAMVNDPPVPALLWAQEVGEVLAGRARRLLLQFGVIFCTILLLLWVSVFLYGSFYYSYMPTVSHLSPVHFYYRTDCDSSSTSLCSFPVANVSLIKGGRDRVLMYGQPYRVTLELELPESPVNQDLGMFLVTISCYTRGGRIISTSSRSVMLHYRSDLLQMLDTLVFSSLLLFGFAEQKQMLEVELYADYRENSYVPTTGAIIEIHSKRIQLYGAYLRIHAHFTGLRYLLYNFPMTCAFIGVASNFTFLSVIVLFSYMQWVWGGIWPRHRFSLQVNIRRRDGSRKEVQQKISAHQPGPEGQEESTPQSDVTEDGESPEDPSGTEGQPSEEEKPDQQPLNGEEELEPEASDGSGSWEDAALLTEANLPAPVPAPAPAPETLGSSEPSGGALRQRPTCSSS
- the LRRN4CL gene encoding LRRN4 C-terminal-like protein, whose translation is MLGSLCLLWLLAVTFLVPRGQPLAPQDFEEEEEDETETAWPPLSAVPCDYDHCRHLQVPCKELQRAGPAACLCPGLSSPAQPPDPPRMGEVRIVAEEGRAVVHWCAPNSPVLLYWLLLRDGSEAAQKGPPLNATVRRAELKGLKPGGVYVVCVVAANEAGASRVPEAGGEGRKGADIPAFGPCSRLVVPPNPHTLVHAAIGVGMALALLSCAALVWHFCLRDRWGCPRRATARASGAL
- the BSCL2 gene encoding seipin isoform X1, which gives rise to MSTEKVDQREEAGEKEACGDQIKGPDKEEEPPAVSSHGQGCRPGGRAVRNARPDPGARHPALPAMVNDPPVPALLWAQEVGEVLAGRARRLLLQFGVIFCTILLLLWVSVFLYGSFYYSYMPTVSHLSPVHFYYRTDCDSSSTSLCSFPVANVSLIKGGRDRVLMYGQPYRVTLELELPESPVNQDLGMFLVTISCYTRGGRIISTSSRSVMLHYRSDLLQMLDTLVFSSLLLFGFAEQKQMLEVELYADYRENSYVPTTGAIIEIHSKRIQLYGAYLRIHAHFTGLRYLLYNFPMTCAFIGVASNFTFLSVIVLFSYMQWVWGGIWPRHRFSLQVNIRRRDGSRKEVQQKISAHQPGTGPEGQEESTPQSDVTEDGESPEDPSGTEGQPSEEEKPDQQPLNGEEELEPEASDGSGSWEDAALLTEANLPAPVPAPAPAPETLGSSEPSGGALRQRPTCSSS
- the BSCL2 gene encoding seipin isoform X3; the encoded protein is MVNDPPVPALLWAQEVGEVLAGRARRLLLQFGVIFCTILLLLWVSVFLYGSFYYSYMPTVSHLSPVHFYYRTDCDSSSTSLCSFPVANVSLIKGGRDRVLMYGQPYRVTLELELPESPVNQDLGMFLVTISCYTRGGRIISTSSRSVMLHYRSDLLQMLDTLVFSSLLLFGFAEQKQMLEVELYADYRENSYVPTTGAIIEIHSKRIQLYGAYLRIHAHFTGLRYLLYNFPMTCAFIGVASNFTFLSVIVLFSYMQWVWGGIWPRHRFSLQVNIRRRDGSRKEVQQKISAHQPGTGPEGQEESTPQSDVTEDGESPEDPSGTEGQPSEEEKPDQQPLNGEEELEPEASDGSGSWEDAALLTEANLPAPVPAPAPAPETLGSSEPSGGALRQRPTCSSS